The Shewanella sp. MTB7 genome includes a window with the following:
- a CDS encoding NAD(P)H-quinone oxidoreductase gives MSGYSLPSHYVHITYDQPGQPDVLRMVRSPLPVIQGDQVLIKVYAAGVNGPDIAQRKGLYPSPEGASPILGLEVAGEIVKVGDGVTRWQLGDKVCALVPGGGYGEYVATYAEHCLPIPEGWRYQEASAIVETFFTVWGNLFMRAGLKAGETVLIHGGSGGIGSAAIVLAKAFGAHVIATSGSEDKCHYCRGLGADVAINYHDDFVEQVMDYTQERGVEVVLDIAGGDFINQNLKALALDGRMVSVAMQRGAKAEVDIFRIMAKRLTWTGSTLRPQSVTAKAEIAEQLLEKVWPLLANDSGNLHQLKPHVFAEFVLVECAKAHSLMESGNHRGKLVLVI, from the coding sequence ATGTCCGGTTATTCACTTCCTTCACATTATGTTCATATAACCTATGACCAGCCAGGTCAGCCAGATGTTCTGCGAATGGTACGTTCTCCCTTACCCGTTATTCAGGGTGATCAGGTGTTAATTAAAGTATATGCAGCAGGTGTTAATGGACCCGATATCGCTCAACGTAAGGGGCTATATCCTTCACCGGAAGGAGCGAGTCCTATTCTAGGATTAGAGGTTGCTGGTGAAATAGTTAAAGTCGGTGATGGAGTCACTCGGTGGCAGCTTGGTGATAAGGTTTGTGCCTTAGTTCCTGGCGGTGGCTATGGCGAATATGTGGCGACCTATGCTGAGCATTGCTTACCAATCCCTGAAGGTTGGCGTTACCAAGAGGCGAGCGCCATTGTGGAAACCTTTTTCACCGTTTGGGGGAATCTGTTTATGCGCGCCGGATTAAAGGCGGGCGAAACTGTACTAATTCATGGCGGTTCAGGGGGAATAGGCAGCGCGGCTATTGTGTTGGCTAAGGCATTTGGCGCTCACGTGATAGCGACCTCTGGTAGCGAGGATAAATGTCATTACTGTCGTGGTTTAGGTGCCGATGTTGCAATCAATTACCATGACGATTTTGTTGAACAAGTCATGGACTATACCCAAGAACGTGGCGTTGAAGTGGTGCTAGATATAGCGGGGGGCGATTTTATCAATCAGAATTTAAAAGCGTTAGCGCTGGATGGTCGTATGGTGTCAGTCGCTATGCAGCGAGGTGCTAAAGCTGAAGTAGATATTTTTCGCATTATGGCAAAACGACTTACTTGGACGGGTTCAACCTTAAGGCCGCAGAGTGTCACAGCAAAAGCAGAGATTGCAGAACAATTATTAGAGAAAGTCTGGCCATTGTTGGCTAATGACTCTGGTAATCTCCATCAACTTAAGCCGCATGTTTTTGCAGAGTTTGTCTTAGTTGAGTGTGCGAAAGCTCATAGTTTGATGGAGTCAGGAAACCATAGGGGGAAGCTAGTATTAGTCATTTGA
- a CDS encoding aldose epimerase family protein codes for MMRFRPLEPWQDPRGGQIERVRIDNGIIALEVLSLGGIIRSLWAPDKDGERGNIVLGCDSIEDYLAQGAHLGAIAGRYANRVANGQMSYQGESYQLNVNQATNCLHGGSEGFNRKHWHIGPLPDGVRLSLTSPDGDMGFPGNCNLQLDYRLVANNLCMEIFASTDKACPISLTQHSYFNLEGAQSSSNRDHKLQIDSQTLLTLNQLGLPSGTKNIAGSLLDFQQAKSFGVVQEDNAFPTTSGIDHCYLTSAKSAELTRFGCLSAPKSGRTMTLYTNQPSVQIYGANFLQGEKGRNEQVLARHQAICIEPQQIPDGPNQTKLISDPWIKPDQVYHHISRYQFGVSE; via the coding sequence ATGATGCGTTTTCGCCCGTTAGAACCTTGGCAAGATCCCCGAGGTGGTCAAATTGAACGAGTCAGAATAGATAACGGCATCATAGCATTAGAGGTACTGAGTTTAGGTGGGATCATTCGTTCTCTCTGGGCACCAGATAAAGATGGCGAGCGGGGTAATATCGTTTTAGGTTGTGACTCTATTGAAGACTACTTAGCTCAAGGTGCACACTTAGGCGCTATTGCTGGCCGTTACGCCAATAGGGTGGCTAATGGTCAGATGAGCTACCAAGGTGAGTCCTACCAGCTGAATGTCAATCAAGCTACCAACTGCCTTCATGGTGGCAGTGAAGGCTTCAACCGTAAACATTGGCATATTGGCCCACTCCCCGATGGGGTCAGGCTCAGTTTAACCAGTCCAGACGGAGATATGGGATTTCCAGGGAACTGTAACCTGCAACTGGATTATCGCTTAGTAGCAAACAACCTCTGCATGGAGATTTTTGCTTCCACAGATAAGGCTTGTCCCATTAGCTTAACTCAGCACAGTTACTTTAATTTAGAGGGAGCGCAGTCAAGCTCGAATCGAGACCACAAACTGCAAATTGACAGTCAAACTCTACTCACTCTCAATCAATTAGGTCTTCCGAGCGGGACAAAGAATATCGCTGGCAGTTTACTGGATTTTCAGCAAGCTAAATCATTTGGTGTGGTACAGGAAGATAATGCATTTCCCACCACTTCCGGTATAGATCACTGTTATTTAACTTCAGCTAAAAGCGCTGAATTAACCCGTTTTGGGTGCCTAAGTGCACCAAAATCCGGTAGAACCATGACGCTATACACTAATCAGCCAAGTGTACAGATATATGGGGCGAATTTCTTACAGGGTGAAAAAGGAAGAAATGAGCAAGTGTTAGCCCGTCACCAAGCTATCTGCATAGAGCCTCAACAGATCCCGGACGGACCGAATCAAACCAAATTGATTAGCGATCCATGGATAAAACCCGATCAGGTTTACCATCATATAAGCCGCTACCAATTTGGGGTAAGTGAATAA
- the galK gene encoding galactokinase translates to MSNPAQRANKLFVQTFGTTADALYMAPGRVNLIGEHTDYNDGFVLPAAINFYTIIAVKRREDSLFRAISDAFPNSIKEWEFGNEGVMNPQDGWSNYLKGFTAAMAASGLPTKGLDLSVVSNVPLGAGLSSSAALELAFGTAVNDCSQLRLSPLAVAQMAQRGENQYVDCACGIMDQMISALGQQDHALLIDCEDFDSESVPIPDSLSLIIVNSNVQRGLVESEYNRRREQCESVAEHFGLDTLRHLDLARLVASKSELSDVCYRRARHVLTENRRTQNAAHALEAGNIAKLSQLMAQSHASMRDDFEISVPEIDTLVDIISSVVGQHGGVRMTGGGFGGCVVALVEHELTDAVVEAIEDQYPRKTGLEATVYLCSACNGATRVDEDFY, encoded by the coding sequence ATGTCAAATCCTGCTCAACGCGCAAACAAGTTGTTTGTGCAAACTTTTGGTACCACCGCAGATGCGCTTTATATGGCACCTGGCCGAGTCAACTTAATCGGTGAACATACAGATTATAATGACGGATTTGTACTTCCAGCTGCCATTAATTTTTATACCATTATTGCTGTAAAACGCCGAGAAGATTCACTATTCCGTGCTATTTCCGATGCATTTCCCAATAGCATAAAAGAGTGGGAATTTGGCAATGAGGGAGTCATGAATCCACAAGACGGCTGGAGCAACTACCTCAAAGGATTTACCGCAGCCATGGCAGCGTCGGGCCTACCAACTAAAGGGCTGGATCTCTCCGTTGTTAGTAACGTGCCCTTAGGAGCTGGTCTCTCTTCGTCTGCCGCATTAGAACTCGCATTTGGAACTGCCGTTAACGATTGCAGTCAGTTAAGGTTGTCCCCCCTAGCTGTCGCTCAAATGGCCCAACGCGGTGAGAACCAATATGTCGATTGTGCCTGCGGCATTATGGACCAGATGATCAGTGCCTTGGGTCAGCAAGATCATGCCTTGCTTATTGATTGTGAGGATTTCGACAGTGAATCTGTCCCTATTCCAGATAGCCTGAGCTTGATCATCGTCAACTCCAACGTGCAACGTGGATTGGTCGAGTCTGAATATAATCGTAGACGTGAGCAGTGTGAAAGTGTCGCCGAGCATTTTGGCCTTGATACCTTAAGGCATCTAGATCTCGCTCGACTCGTAGCATCAAAATCTGAGCTTAGCGACGTGTGTTACCGACGAGCAAGACATGTGCTGACTGAAAACAGACGTACTCAGAATGCTGCCCATGCACTGGAAGCAGGCAATATTGCTAAACTCAGTCAATTAATGGCGCAATCCCATGCATCCATGCGCGATGACTTTGAAATCTCAGTGCCAGAAATTGACACCCTTGTCGATATCATCTCATCGGTAGTGGGTCAGCATGGTGGAGTCAGAATGACTGGCGGCGGTTTTGGTGGCTGCGTCGTCGCGTTAGTCGAGCATGAGTTAACCGATGCAGTCGTCGAAGCAATTGAAGATCAATATCCAAGGAAAACGGGTCTAGAAGCAACCGTTTACCTTTGCTCTGCATGTAACGGTGCTACGCGAGTCGATGAAGATTTTTATTAA
- a CDS encoding cation:proton antiporter family protein, whose amino-acid sequence MEPAILIITLACGMLVSRIGLPPLIGYLVAGFVLFLFGIDESSLPLLQQLAELGVTLLLFAIGLKLDIKSLFKAEVWAGSSLHLMGSMIFFIPLLKLLGMLGLEQLTGLEFNQLALLAFALSFSSTIFAVKVLEDKGDMQSLYGRVAIGILIMQDIFAVAFLTISKGDIPSVWAFGLLLLPLAKPLIYRAFDRVGHGELLVLFGLVMALVLGAWLFELVGLKPDLGALIIGILLAGHAKSSELAKSLFYFKELFLVAFFLTVGLNGLPSFSDIGLATILVLIIPIKILLFLYLLTHFKLRSRTALMSSFNLGNYSEFGLIVAAVATSKGWLPPQWMVILAVALSMSFLLAAPLNVLSSRIYQTLQRRLIKLEKHPLHPEDRPIPVGNPRFLILGMGRIGCGAYDELKAKFDGEILGIEHKQDLADFHQSQGRNVVQGDASDTDFWEKLDHAPNLELVLLAMPHHIGNQFAVEQLNRLNYKGKLSAIVQYSEDAQSLRESGVHCVYNLYEAAGAGFVDHVVKDLLAKNTIDADKLAQVEEVQLHR is encoded by the coding sequence ATGGAACCTGCCATTCTTATTATCACGCTAGCCTGTGGCATGCTTGTTAGCCGAATAGGCCTACCGCCTCTTATTGGCTATCTCGTCGCGGGTTTTGTGTTATTCCTGTTTGGTATTGATGAATCGAGTCTACCTTTATTGCAGCAACTGGCTGAACTTGGCGTCACTCTGCTCCTATTTGCAATAGGTCTTAAACTTGATATTAAAAGCCTGTTTAAAGCTGAGGTTTGGGCCGGTTCCAGTCTACATCTAATGGGCTCCATGATCTTCTTTATCCCTTTGCTTAAGCTGCTGGGAATGCTGGGGCTTGAGCAATTAACTGGGCTCGAATTTAACCAGTTAGCACTATTGGCTTTCGCTTTAAGTTTCTCCAGTACTATTTTTGCCGTTAAGGTACTCGAAGATAAAGGTGACATGCAGTCACTCTATGGCCGCGTCGCCATCGGCATCTTGATTATGCAGGATATCTTTGCCGTTGCTTTCCTCACCATTTCAAAGGGTGATATCCCTTCGGTATGGGCATTTGGACTCCTGCTGCTGCCACTAGCAAAGCCGCTTATCTATCGCGCCTTTGATCGAGTAGGTCATGGTGAGCTACTGGTATTATTTGGCTTAGTCATGGCCTTAGTATTAGGAGCTTGGCTCTTCGAACTTGTCGGCCTAAAACCAGATCTGGGAGCCCTGATTATCGGTATCTTGTTAGCGGGACACGCTAAATCTTCAGAACTGGCTAAATCACTATTTTACTTTAAAGAACTTTTTCTGGTCGCCTTCTTCTTAACCGTAGGGCTTAACGGTTTACCCAGCTTTTCCGATATTGGACTGGCCACGATATTAGTCCTCATCATTCCAATTAAGATTTTGCTTTTCCTCTACCTATTGACCCATTTCAAACTCAGATCTCGTACTGCGTTAATGAGCTCGTTTAACTTAGGTAACTACAGTGAGTTTGGTTTAATTGTGGCAGCCGTTGCGACGAGTAAAGGCTGGCTCCCGCCTCAATGGATGGTGATCCTTGCCGTTGCGTTGAGCATGAGTTTCCTCTTAGCTGCACCACTTAACGTCTTATCAAGTAGAATATATCAAACGTTACAGCGACGTTTAATCAAGCTTGAAAAACACCCGCTACACCCTGAGGACAGACCCATCCCCGTCGGGAACCCGAGGTTTTTGATCTTAGGTATGGGCCGGATCGGTTGCGGCGCTTACGATGAACTAAAGGCTAAATTTGATGGTGAAATCTTAGGCATAGAACATAAGCAAGATCTCGCTGACTTTCATCAAAGTCAGGGACGAAATGTAGTACAAGGTGATGCTTCCGATACCGATTTCTGGGAAAAGCTCGATCACGCGCCGAATCTAGAACTCGTCCTATTAGCTATGCCGCATCATATTGGTAATCAGTTTGCAGTAGAGCAGCTCAACAGACTTAACTATAAAGGTAAATTGAGCGCCATAGTGCAATACAGTGAAGATGCCCAGTCTTTAAGAGAAAGTGGCGTACATTGCGTCTATAATCTTTACGAAGCTGCAGGGGCGGGTTTTGTCGACCATGTTGTCAAAGATTTACTTGCAAAAAACACCATCGATGCAGATAAGTTGGCTCAAGTAGAGGAGGTGCAGCTGCACAGATAG
- a CDS encoding protein-disulfide reductase DsbD → MKKIITLALSLVLTSSLLLLTPLAHSEGVFSNSKFSFLQNEPTLMPVDEAFVFDFKQEGDQLKISWVIADGYYMYRDKLKFEAEGAQLGEIALPKGKSHNDEYFGEQEVYYSFIEIPMALKQANEQGTVTVTFMGCAEGKLCFPPTKKQALLSEVAPNDGLLSSHAETLDAGNTLDNEIVSAPITQQDSLSQMLSGDSLLWTLVIFFGLGIGLALTPCVFPMYPILSGIIVGQGEKLSTAKAFTLSMVYVQGMAITYSLLGLVVASAGMKYQAALQHPAVLIVLAILFFVLSLSMFGLYDLKLPASWQEKMNRFSNNQKGGNVIGVFVMGIISGLVASPCTTAPLSGALVYVAQTGDLLQGFLALYVLSMGMGLPLLIIGTSGGKLLPRAGSWMDIIKTIFGFLLIAVSVVMIGRIWPGVVSDILWSIWGVALIGYLMHQNKLTEFNWKQSTRSVLLTLCLLASFSYGFQAVMTELGVQGHNKEGEVQLHGHKRIKSIADLETEVANAAAQGKPVMLDLYADWCVACKEFEAVTFKDPQVQERLSQIVFLQADVTKNDMQDIELLEHYDVLGLPTLLMFDSSGGISDELRVTGFMKPEPFAKHLDLLLAK, encoded by the coding sequence ATGAAAAAAATAATCACTCTGGCACTTTCACTAGTGCTCACAAGCTCTCTACTACTTTTGACTCCTTTAGCACATAGCGAAGGGGTTTTCAGTAACAGTAAATTCAGTTTCCTTCAGAATGAACCGACATTGATGCCCGTCGATGAAGCCTTCGTCTTCGATTTCAAACAAGAAGGTGATCAATTAAAGATCAGCTGGGTCATTGCTGACGGTTACTATATGTACCGTGATAAACTCAAATTTGAAGCCGAAGGGGCTCAGCTTGGCGAAATTGCTTTGCCTAAAGGTAAAAGTCATAACGATGAATACTTTGGTGAGCAGGAGGTTTATTACTCCTTTATCGAGATCCCAATGGCACTCAAGCAAGCCAATGAACAAGGGACTGTAACCGTCACCTTTATGGGTTGCGCCGAAGGTAAACTTTGCTTCCCACCAACCAAAAAACAAGCCCTATTATCAGAAGTTGCTCCGAATGATGGCCTGCTAAGCAGTCATGCTGAAACTCTAGATGCAGGCAATACCCTAGACAACGAGATAGTCTCCGCGCCGATAACCCAGCAAGATAGTCTAAGTCAGATGTTATCTGGTGACAGTTTACTCTGGACCTTAGTGATCTTCTTCGGTTTAGGTATTGGCCTAGCACTGACTCCCTGCGTCTTCCCTATGTACCCTATTCTGTCCGGTATTATAGTGGGCCAAGGCGAAAAACTATCCACGGCCAAAGCTTTTACCCTGTCTATGGTTTATGTCCAAGGCATGGCAATTACATACTCCCTACTAGGACTTGTAGTCGCGTCTGCGGGAATGAAATACCAAGCAGCGCTACAGCACCCTGCTGTGCTTATCGTCTTAGCCATACTCTTCTTTGTTTTGAGTTTGTCGATGTTCGGCTTATATGATCTGAAGCTCCCCGCTAGTTGGCAGGAGAAGATGAACCGTTTCTCCAATAACCAAAAAGGAGGCAATGTCATTGGTGTCTTCGTGATGGGGATCATTTCAGGTCTAGTCGCCTCCCCTTGCACGACTGCACCACTGTCTGGTGCCCTTGTCTATGTCGCCCAAACCGGTGATCTTCTGCAAGGCTTCCTAGCTTTATACGTATTAAGTATGGGCATGGGCTTACCTCTGCTTATCATCGGCACTTCTGGTGGTAAACTCTTACCAAGAGCTGGCAGCTGGATGGACATCATCAAGACCATATTTGGTTTCCTATTAATTGCCGTTTCGGTTGTGATGATAGGTCGAATTTGGCCGGGTGTTGTCTCCGATATCTTGTGGTCAATTTGGGGCGTTGCTCTGATAGGCTACCTTATGCATCAGAACAAACTGACCGAATTTAACTGGAAACAGTCGACTCGCTCAGTGTTGCTCACTCTATGCTTATTGGCCAGTTTCTCCTATGGGTTCCAAGCCGTAATGACAGAGCTTGGAGTACAAGGCCACAACAAAGAGGGAGAAGTACAACTACATGGCCATAAACGCATTAAGTCTATCGCCGATTTAGAGACTGAAGTGGCCAATGCAGCAGCGCAAGGTAAGCCGGTCATGTTAGACCTATATGCCGATTGGTGCGTTGCCTGCAAAGAGTTTGAAGCCGTGACATTTAAGGATCCACAAGTGCAGGAGCGCTTATCTCAAATAGTCTTCCTACAAGCTGATGTCACTAAAAATGATATGCAAGATATTGAGCTATTGGAACACTATGATGTATTAGGACTGCCCACCCTGCTCATGTTTGATAGCTCAGGTGGGATAAGTGACGAACTCAGAGTCACTGGTTTTATGAAACCTGAACCTTTTGCTAAACACTTGGATCTGTTACTGGCTAAATAA
- a CDS encoding FxsA family protein, protein MFFVFIVIFILVPVIELNVLIRVGESLGSWTTVGLVFLTAIVGVSLVRSQGISTLMQVQQKLARGEAPGQEIVEGMMLALAGLLLLIPGFVTDAIGLLLLTPITRTPVAGFLYKRMQVRVAANGGFQGGFGAGPHSQSGSSFGQNSFNSDSRNPQGGNTFDGDFEHKAEPNEHKIEHKEDNKEDSRR, encoded by the coding sequence GTGTTTTTCGTTTTTATAGTCATTTTTATTCTCGTTCCTGTGATTGAACTAAATGTTTTGATCCGTGTTGGTGAATCTTTGGGCAGCTGGACGACAGTAGGTTTAGTCTTTTTGACTGCGATTGTCGGCGTATCTTTAGTGCGCAGTCAGGGAATAAGCACTTTGATGCAAGTTCAGCAAAAGCTAGCTCGTGGAGAAGCTCCGGGGCAAGAGATCGTTGAGGGGATGATGTTGGCGCTTGCAGGCTTATTGCTATTAATACCTGGGTTTGTCACTGATGCCATTGGTTTGCTGTTATTGACGCCTATAACTCGAACGCCTGTCGCCGGGTTCCTCTATAAAAGAATGCAAGTAAGAGTCGCGGCTAACGGTGGTTTTCAGGGAGGGTTTGGTGCTGGCCCTCATTCACAAAGTGGTTCTTCATTCGGCCAAAATTCGTTCAACTCAGATAGCCGAAATCCGCAAGGAGGTAATACCTTCGATGGTGATTTTGAGCATAAAGCAGAACCGAACGAGCATAAGATTGAACATAAAGAGGATAATAAAGAGGATTCTAGACGTTAG
- a CDS encoding serine/threonine protein kinase, whose product MATPQLQHFYISEEQSIYLLKANDARKHRAWIRLCKQQLSKLGYVDLDLVGKGAYGFVFSGIDPNGVAHVFKFSRVTLPQHVQDRLEEEAFMLSLVKHPNVPPMIKFAHGGKQGILVMARARGEDLEQLCLKRGALPAYMVMNIARQLANILQYLHHGRPMVHGDIKPSNLVYDVKTNHLSLIDWGSAVFAQRDARGNPVNGNVLDLLSSDQQHTNARMGDVYFIGEEQLNGALSSTRFDEQGAAATLYAIASGQASRFGSKVIKATSIGLPVELARTLDGMLSEDPEQRKRAGDYFLKSMLHSHRLHLPVINASPLVEDIPIWELNRERDVETVIYSSRKSFLKEHTNDDPIKKMDDLQLEKYYRNFMAGMGDTEKGFIAAVGRLSQYSIVGGLAIHWQETGVFIDSNLALYSREEREPLILAVNNMVTLARGIKRIGVFKACFFNARDTLHLERDSIEQPFLIDPNQQLPFEVGRVPSLEDKSRLHSYFEDGRDPDENLELPNEIMTELSWINKIHHTGCIIFEVLPKHMKVHSYLRLLNPRKQAAFRASLDRILSHVDKIQGKGVSGFMKLPYKNTRRFSHIDSKDEWYYPKNPKVDTKVDTKE is encoded by the coding sequence ATAGCTACACCTCAGCTGCAACATTTCTATATTTCTGAAGAACAGTCTATCTATCTACTCAAAGCCAATGATGCACGCAAACATCGAGCCTGGATCCGCTTATGTAAGCAACAGCTGTCCAAGTTAGGTTATGTGGACTTGGACTTAGTAGGTAAAGGAGCCTATGGATTCGTATTTTCTGGCATAGATCCAAACGGTGTCGCTCATGTGTTCAAATTCTCACGAGTCACTTTGCCTCAGCATGTTCAGGACCGTCTCGAAGAGGAGGCTTTCATGCTCTCTTTAGTCAAGCACCCCAATGTCCCGCCCATGATCAAGTTTGCCCATGGCGGGAAACAAGGGATCTTAGTCATGGCGAGAGCTCGAGGAGAAGATCTCGAACAACTTTGCCTGAAAAGAGGTGCCTTGCCCGCCTACATGGTGATGAACATTGCGAGGCAACTCGCTAATATTCTACAATATCTACATCATGGTCGGCCTATGGTTCATGGCGACATCAAACCCTCTAACTTAGTTTATGATGTGAAGACTAATCACCTCTCCCTTATCGACTGGGGTTCAGCCGTATTCGCACAACGTGATGCCCGAGGCAATCCGGTCAATGGTAATGTGCTGGATCTACTCTCAAGCGATCAACAACACACCAATGCCAGAATGGGAGATGTTTACTTCATCGGTGAAGAGCAGCTTAACGGTGCATTATCAAGCACTCGATTTGATGAGCAAGGCGCCGCTGCAACCCTCTACGCCATTGCATCAGGGCAAGCCAGTCGCTTTGGTAGTAAAGTAATAAAAGCCACCAGCATAGGGCTGCCGGTAGAACTTGCCAGAACCCTGGATGGTATGCTCAGCGAAGATCCAGAGCAGAGAAAACGTGCTGGAGACTATTTCCTAAAGAGTATGCTTCACAGTCACAGACTGCACCTACCAGTTATTAATGCTTCCCCCTTAGTTGAGGATATCCCGATTTGGGAGCTCAACCGCGAGCGCGACGTTGAAACCGTTATTTACAGCTCCCGAAAATCCTTTCTTAAGGAGCATACAAATGATGATCCAATTAAGAAGATGGACGATCTGCAACTCGAAAAATATTACCGTAATTTTATGGCGGGCATGGGGGATACCGAAAAAGGGTTTATTGCTGCTGTAGGTCGGTTAAGTCAATATTCCATCGTCGGTGGACTTGCGATACATTGGCAAGAAACAGGCGTATTTATCGATTCAAACCTAGCACTCTATAGCCGAGAAGAGAGAGAACCACTTATTTTAGCGGTTAATAACATGGTGACGCTCGCAAGGGGAATAAAACGTATTGGTGTATTTAAGGCGTGCTTCTTCAATGCCCGCGATACCTTACACTTAGAGCGAGACAGTATAGAGCAGCCTTTCCTCATTGATCCAAATCAACAGCTACCATTTGAAGTTGGCAGAGTCCCCTCCCTCGAGGATAAGTCCCGCCTACACTCTTACTTTGAAGATGGACGCGACCCAGATGAAAACCTCGAGCTCCCCAATGAAATAATGACCGAACTCAGTTGGATTAATAAGATCCATCACACAGGATGTATCATCTTCGAGGTGTTACCGAAACACATGAAAGTTCATAGCTACCTAAGGCTGCTAAACCCTAGGAAACAAGCAGCATTTAGGGCGAGTCTCGACAGAATATTGAGTCATGTGGATAAGATACAAGGAAAAGGTGTATCAGGCTTCATGAAATTGCCATACAAAAACACACGTAGATTCAGTCATATCGACAGTAAAGATGAGTGGTATTATCCCAAGAACCCTAAAGTAGACACTAAAGTAGACACTAAAGAATAG